The following are encoded together in the Bacillus sp. V2I10 genome:
- the panD gene encoding aspartate 1-decarboxylase → MFRTMMKGKIHRARVTEANLNYVGSITIDEDILDAVDMLPNEKVQIVNNNNGARFETYIIPGPRGSGVVCLNGAAARLVQEDDVVIIISYAMVAEEKVHEHKPKVAIMNEKNQIVELLGQEPAATIL, encoded by the coding sequence ATGTTTCGTACAATGATGAAGGGGAAAATTCATCGTGCAAGAGTCACAGAAGCAAACTTGAATTATGTCGGCAGCATCACAATTGATGAAGATATTCTGGATGCCGTTGATATGCTTCCGAATGAAAAAGTTCAAATCGTCAACAACAACAATGGCGCACGATTTGAAACATATATAATCCCTGGTCCGCGAGGGTCTGGCGTTGTTTGCCTGAACGGGGCAGCAGCAAGGCTTGTACAAGAAGATGATGTTGTTATTATTATTTCGTATGCAATGGTAGCTGAGGAAAAAGTTCATGAGCATAAACCTAAAGTTGCCATCATGAATGAAAAAAATCAGATTGTCGAACTCCTCGGTCAGGAGCCTGCGGCAACCATCCTATAA
- a CDS encoding biotin--[acetyl-CoA-carboxylase] ligase, protein MQSDLRTRLLQAFSEAEGEFLSGQKLSETLGCSRTAVWKHIEDLRSEGYELEAVRKRGYRITHKPDKISGNEIQLGLKTEFMGRHIHFEEVISSTQKIAHTLAGNGAEEGTIVVADQQTSGRGRLARAWYSPKQTGIWMSMILRPKIPINKTPQLTLLTAVALIQAIEEVTGLTPEIKWPNDILINGKKIVGILTELQAEADSVHSVIIGVGMNVNHTLDQFPEELQAIATSIAAETGEPADRAQVIQAIMKNFEKLYTSYLIHGFKPVKLLWESYAISLNKNLIARTLQGTIRGRAIGIDDEGVLLLETNEGNIEKIYSADIEIQS, encoded by the coding sequence GTGCAATCTGATCTAAGAACACGATTGTTGCAGGCTTTTTCAGAAGCTGAAGGAGAATTTCTATCCGGTCAAAAACTAAGTGAAACACTTGGCTGCTCAAGAACGGCAGTCTGGAAGCATATTGAAGATTTAAGAAGCGAAGGGTATGAGCTTGAGGCTGTGAGAAAGCGCGGCTACAGGATCACTCATAAGCCTGACAAAATCAGCGGCAATGAAATACAGCTTGGACTGAAGACAGAATTTATGGGCCGTCATATTCATTTTGAAGAGGTTATTTCCTCGACGCAAAAAATTGCCCACACATTAGCGGGGAATGGAGCGGAGGAAGGAACAATTGTCGTAGCAGATCAGCAGACAAGCGGGAGAGGCAGACTGGCAAGAGCGTGGTACTCTCCGAAGCAGACAGGCATTTGGATGAGCATGATTCTAAGACCAAAGATTCCGATTAACAAAACCCCGCAATTAACGCTGCTGACTGCTGTCGCACTTATCCAGGCGATTGAAGAGGTGACAGGCCTCACACCAGAAATCAAGTGGCCGAATGATATTCTCATAAACGGCAAAAAAATTGTCGGCATCCTGACGGAACTCCAGGCAGAAGCAGACAGTGTCCATTCCGTAATCATCGGTGTCGGAATGAATGTCAATCACACTTTGGATCAATTTCCCGAGGAGCTGCAGGCAATCGCAACCTCAATTGCTGCAGAAACCGGTGAGCCAGCTGACAGAGCACAGGTTATTCAGGCCATAATGAAGAATTTTGAAAAGCTCTATACCAGCTATTTAATTCATGGATTTAAACCTGTAAAGCTGTTATGGGAAAGCTATGCTATCAGCCTCAATAAAAATCTGATTGCAAGAACCCTTCAGGGTACAATTCGCGGGCGTGCCATCGGAATAGATGATGAAGGTGTGCTGCTTTTAGAAACAAACGAAGGCAACATTGAAAAAATATATTCTGCCGATATCGAAATTCAGTCTTAG
- a CDS encoding pyridoxal phosphate-dependent aminotransferase: protein MKLADRVSALTPSSTLAITAKAKELKAAGHDVIGLGAGEPDFNTPQHIIDAAVHSMNAGQTKYTPAGGLAELKKEIIGKFQKDQSLSYEPGEIIVCTGAKHALYTLFQVLLNKGDEVIIPAPYWVSYPEQVKLADGVPVYVNALEENQFKMTPDQLKEAITDKTKAVIINSPSNPTGMLYSKEELEELGSICLEHNVLIVSDEIYEKLIYDENTHVSIAEISEELKQQTIIINGVSKSHSMTGWRIGYAAGNEQIIKAMTNLASHSTSNPTSIAQYASIAAYAGSQEPVEEMRKAFEERLNIIYDKLVSIPGITCLKPQGAFYLFPNAKQAAESTGFANVDDFVEALLEKEKVAIVPGSGFGAPDNVRLSYATSLHTLEEALVRIDRFVKENSVH from the coding sequence ATGAAATTAGCCGATAGAGTATCTGCATTAACACCTTCATCCACTTTAGCGATTACAGCAAAAGCAAAAGAGCTTAAAGCCGCCGGTCATGATGTGATTGGACTCGGAGCTGGGGAACCTGATTTTAATACACCACAGCATATTATTGATGCAGCTGTTCATTCAATGAATGCGGGACAGACAAAATATACACCTGCAGGCGGACTTGCAGAGCTGAAAAAAGAAATTATCGGCAAGTTTCAGAAGGACCAAAGTCTTTCGTATGAACCGGGTGAAATTATCGTCTGCACAGGTGCAAAGCATGCTCTCTACACACTTTTTCAAGTTCTTCTCAATAAAGGAGATGAAGTAATCATTCCTGCTCCTTATTGGGTAAGCTATCCTGAACAAGTCAAGCTTGCAGATGGTGTGCCTGTATATGTTAACGCGCTCGAAGAGAATCAGTTTAAAATGACTCCGGATCAGCTTAAAGAAGCAATCACGGATAAAACCAAGGCTGTCATCATTAACTCTCCAAGTAATCCAACAGGAATGCTTTATTCAAAAGAAGAGCTTGAAGAGCTGGGAAGCATCTGCCTAGAGCATAATGTGCTGATTGTTTCAGATGAAATTTATGAAAAATTAATTTATGACGAAAATACTCATGTATCCATTGCCGAGATTTCTGAGGAATTAAAACAGCAGACAATTATCATTAACGGTGTTTCAAAATCGCATTCGATGACTGGTTGGAGAATAGGGTATGCCGCCGGAAATGAGCAAATCATTAAAGCAATGACAAACCTTGCAAGCCACAGCACATCGAATCCGACTTCAATTGCTCAATATGCATCGATTGCTGCATATGCAGGTTCACAGGAACCGGTGGAAGAGATGAGAAAAGCATTTGAAGAACGCCTGAATATTATTTATGATAAGCTTGTTTCGATTCCTGGAATTACATGCTTAAAGCCTCAGGGAGCTTTTTATCTTTTCCCTAATGCCAAGCAAGCGGCAGAAAGTACCGGCTTTGCAAATGTAGATGACTTTGTAGAAGCATTGCTTGAAAAAGAAAAAGTGGCGATTGTCCCTGGATCCGGTTTTGGAGCACCTGACAATGTAAGGCTTTCATATGCAACTTCTCTTCATACACTAGAAGAAGCTTTAGTCAGAATTGATCGATTTGTAAAAGAAAACAGTGTTCATTGA
- the panB gene encoding 3-methyl-2-oxobutanoate hydroxymethyltransferase, whose translation MKTRLDFMKMKQQHEPIVMLTAYDFPSAKLAEESGVDMILVGDSLGMVVLGYDSTVPVTVSDMIHHTKAVKRGAPSTFIVTDMPFMSYHFSKEQSLKNAAEIMQQSGAHAVKVEGADDVLPIIEALTKAGVPVVAHLGLTPQSVGVLGGYKVQAKDAESAKKLIHDAKQCEEAGAIALVLECVPRQLASEISNRLNIPVIGIGAGAETDGQVLVYHDVLGYGVNRVPKFVKQYTNIGGQIKTSLNEYVQEVKSRQFPEQKHTFTMKDDELQSLYGGTQAK comes from the coding sequence ATGAAAACAAGATTAGATTTTATGAAAATGAAGCAGCAGCATGAACCGATTGTGATGCTAACAGCATACGATTTTCCTTCAGCTAAGCTTGCAGAAGAGTCTGGCGTGGATATGATTTTAGTCGGTGATTCCCTTGGCATGGTTGTACTCGGTTATGATTCTACAGTGCCGGTTACAGTAAGCGATATGATTCATCACACAAAGGCTGTCAAAAGAGGTGCGCCATCTACTTTCATTGTGACAGATATGCCTTTTATGTCGTATCACTTTTCAAAAGAGCAATCTTTAAAAAATGCAGCTGAAATTATGCAGCAAAGCGGGGCTCATGCTGTAAAGGTTGAAGGCGCTGATGATGTGCTGCCAATTATTGAAGCGCTTACAAAAGCGGGGGTGCCTGTCGTTGCCCATTTAGGGCTTACTCCCCAGTCAGTTGGTGTACTTGGCGGTTATAAGGTACAGGCAAAAGATGCAGAAAGTGCAAAAAAATTAATTCATGACGCAAAACAGTGCGAAGAAGCAGGCGCAATTGCTTTAGTGCTTGAATGTGTGCCAAGACAGCTCGCTTCAGAAATTTCAAATAGATTAAATATACCTGTCATCGGAATCGGTGCAGGAGCAGAAACAGATGGACAAGTGCTTGTTTATCATGATGTACTGGGATACGGTGTTAACCGTGTGCCGAAATTTGTTAAGCAATACACAAACATCGGCGGTCAAATAAAAACTTCTTTAAATGAATACGTTCAAGAGGTAAAAAGCAGACAATTTCCTGAGCAAAAACATACCTTCACGATGAAGGATGATGAACTTCAGTCCTTATATGGAGGTACGCAAGCTAAATGA
- a CDS encoding YpmA family protein: MESKIEILSTVTVEHSDDLYKIVDGLNRTLKRENLMFGLALDQDDKNKAVFTIYRT; encoded by the coding sequence ATGGAAAGTAAAATTGAAATTTTATCAACTGTAACCGTAGAGCACTCAGATGACCTCTATAAAATTGTCGATGGGTTAAATCGGACGTTGAAGAGAGAAAATTTGATGTTTGGGCTTGCACTTGATCAGGATGATAAAAATAAAGCCGTATTTACGATTTACAGAACGTAG
- the dinG gene encoding ATP-dependent DNA helicase DinG has product MKQRFVVIDVETTGNSPKKGDRIIQLAAVVIDNGKVAERFSSFVNPLKPIPLFIEQLTGISNEMVKDAAPFEEIAEKVSSLLSDAYFVAHNVHFDLSFIQEELERSGMQRFTGPVLDTVELSRIVFPGADSYKLSELCEELNIRHDNPHRADSDAEVTGELFIHILKKLAWLPPATLQALKRLSRSFISDIEDVLEDIISERMLNLSEPENIEVFRSIAIKKHSKQDHDHDSRLTEDFQAFSNRLMGRNGPIAGQFQQYEMRTEQVKMMQEIYESFQSHQHALIEAGTGTGKTLAYLIPVIYYAMTERKSVLVSTYTTALQQQVMAKEFPMLRNAIVQPFHMAVLKGKSHYLCLRKFEKYLHEDDYNYDNILTKAQLLIWLTETETGDFDELNLPSGGKLLWQRLYYDEKSSNSDKNPWLSRCFFKRAYENAKKADVVITNHSLLLSSISSSSPLLDDIEEVIIDEAHHFERIACEHLGTRMHYLTLQALTNQLGNLYTNGLLRRTQALFSKNGLNDTFLEMDVIVKQLVEDNGVLFSTLHSYVLQNEKEVQTNRITHRFKHNQKQSRKWLAILEVAARVKFQLHDLIKIMNKQKEDFHKIKNEDESFILYEYFAVLDKFGAAYKDLDTLFFKEQLEAVKWIEIESRGAKNAVSVYSQPVSVSEQLADGFFAEMKSVILTSATLTVDHSFDYMIRELGLADYYPKTLIIKSPFTYKKQAKLMIPSDFPAVQHVTLDEYTAAIAKNVSTIAKATKGKLLVLFTAYDMLKKTHLLLKADSSLEDFMIMGQGGGSISKLTKNFRQFDQAILLGTGTFWEGMDFPGDELTTLIIVRLPFSPPDDPVVAAKCEQITKQGENAFYNYSLPEAILKFKQGFGRLVRTERDKGLLFVFDKRIIEAKYGRHFIASLPSIDVHIEPMERLHNEIIRWNHNE; this is encoded by the coding sequence ATGAAACAAAGATTTGTTGTAATAGATGTTGAAACGACTGGAAATTCTCCAAAGAAAGGGGATCGTATAATTCAGCTTGCAGCCGTGGTGATTGATAACGGCAAGGTGGCGGAGCGTTTTTCAAGCTTTGTCAATCCGCTGAAGCCAATTCCTCTTTTTATTGAGCAATTAACCGGTATTTCAAATGAAATGGTAAAGGATGCAGCCCCGTTTGAAGAAATTGCTGAAAAAGTCTCTTCTCTTTTAAGTGATGCTTATTTCGTGGCGCATAACGTTCATTTTGATCTTTCCTTTATACAAGAAGAACTCGAACGCAGCGGGATGCAGAGATTTACTGGACCTGTGCTTGACACAGTTGAGCTCTCAAGAATTGTTTTTCCGGGAGCAGACAGCTATAAACTGTCTGAGCTGTGCGAAGAGCTGAACATCAGGCATGACAATCCCCATCGTGCCGACAGCGATGCAGAGGTAACTGGGGAGCTGTTTATACATATTCTAAAAAAATTAGCATGGCTGCCACCAGCCACTCTTCAAGCACTGAAGCGTTTATCACGCTCGTTTATCAGCGATATTGAAGATGTACTGGAAGATATCATATCTGAGAGGATGCTTAATCTTAGTGAACCTGAGAATATTGAAGTCTTTCGCTCAATTGCAATTAAAAAACATTCCAAACAAGATCATGATCATGATAGCCGGCTTACTGAGGATTTTCAGGCCTTTTCAAATCGGCTGATGGGCAGAAACGGCCCAATTGCAGGACAATTTCAGCAGTATGAAATGCGGACTGAGCAAGTGAAAATGATGCAGGAAATTTATGAGTCCTTTCAATCTCATCAGCATGCATTAATAGAAGCAGGTACAGGAACCGGAAAAACGCTTGCCTATTTAATCCCGGTTATTTATTACGCAATGACTGAAAGAAAAAGTGTATTAGTGAGTACATATACAACCGCTTTGCAGCAGCAGGTTATGGCAAAAGAATTTCCAATGCTCCGAAATGCCATTGTTCAGCCCTTCCATATGGCAGTTCTTAAAGGCAAGTCCCATTATTTATGCCTGCGCAAATTTGAAAAATATCTGCATGAAGATGATTACAACTACGATAATATTTTAACGAAAGCACAGCTCTTAATATGGCTGACCGAAACTGAGACAGGGGACTTTGATGAACTGAATTTGCCTTCTGGGGGGAAATTGCTCTGGCAAAGGCTTTATTATGATGAGAAATCATCAAATTCAGATAAAAATCCCTGGCTGTCACGCTGCTTTTTCAAAAGAGCATATGAAAACGCCAAAAAAGCAGATGTTGTGATAACCAATCATTCTCTTTTGCTTTCAAGCATCTCATCATCAAGTCCTTTACTTGATGATATAGAGGAAGTGATCATTGATGAAGCACATCATTTTGAGAGAATCGCATGCGAACATTTAGGCACAAGAATGCACTATTTAACCCTGCAGGCTTTAACAAATCAGCTTGGAAACCTGTATACAAACGGCTTGCTTCGAAGAACACAGGCTCTTTTTTCGAAGAATGGGTTAAATGATACCTTTCTTGAGATGGATGTCATCGTAAAACAGCTCGTAGAAGACAATGGGGTTCTGTTCAGCACCCTGCACAGCTATGTCCTTCAAAATGAAAAAGAAGTGCAAACGAACAGGATCACTCATCGTTTTAAACATAACCAAAAGCAGAGCAGAAAATGGCTTGCCATTTTAGAGGTGGCAGCAAGAGTGAAATTTCAGCTTCATGATTTAATAAAAATCATGAATAAACAAAAAGAAGATTTTCACAAGATAAAAAATGAAGATGAATCCTTTATTCTTTATGAATACTTTGCCGTCCTTGATAAATTCGGTGCTGCATACAAGGATCTGGATACACTTTTTTTCAAAGAACAATTAGAAGCTGTCAAATGGATAGAAATCGAATCAAGGGGAGCCAAAAACGCTGTCAGTGTCTATTCACAGCCCGTTTCTGTATCTGAACAATTGGCAGATGGATTTTTCGCAGAGATGAAAAGCGTGATTCTGACATCAGCTACCCTGACTGTAGATCATTCATTTGATTACATGATCAGAGAGCTTGGTCTTGCGGACTATTATCCGAAGACCTTAATCATAAAATCGCCATTTACTTATAAAAAACAGGCAAAATTAATGATTCCTTCAGATTTTCCAGCTGTGCAGCATGTGACCCTTGATGAATACACGGCAGCTATAGCTAAAAATGTTTCAACTATTGCAAAGGCCACAAAAGGAAAGCTGCTCGTATTGTTTACGGCTTATGACATGCTGAAAAAAACACATCTGCTCTTAAAAGCCGATTCCAGCCTGGAAGATTTTATGATTATGGGTCAGGGAGGCGGAAGCATTTCAAAGCTTACAAAGAATTTCCGTCAATTTGATCAGGCTATTCTTCTTGGAACGGGCACTTTTTGGGAAGGCATGGATTTCCCGGGTGATGAACTGACAACTTTGATTATCGTCAGACTTCCTTTTTCTCCGCCAGATGATCCAGTTGTTGCAGCAAAATGCGAACAGATAACAAAGCAGGGGGAAAATGCTTTTTACAACTATTCACTTCCTGAAGCAATCCTGAAATTTAAACAGGGCTTCGGCAGACTTGTCAGGACTGAAAGGGATAAGGGACTGCTCTTTGTATTTGATAAACGAATTATTGAAGCGAAGTACGGCAGACACTTTATTGCATCCTTGCCGTCCATAGATGTCCATATAGAGCCTATGGAGCGCCTTCATAATGAAATTATCCGCTGGAATCATAATGAATGA
- the panC gene encoding pantoate--beta-alanine ligase produces the protein MKIITTIKELQKTMKDHKKSQQTIGFVPTMGFLHEGHLKLIKEARSQNEILIISIFVNPLQFGENEDFDTYPRNMERDSQLAKEAGADYIFAPSVNEMYKNEPSVTVRVEKRTDVLCGKSRAGHFDGVATVLTKLFNLVGPDRAYFGMKDAQQVAVVSGLITDFHFPVELVPIQTVREEDGLAKSSRNVFLTEEERKQAPHLYKALQTGKDIMLNGEKSTAAVIESVSSYLSAHTAGVIDYVEIYSYPELEALAELKGKVILAIAVKFTKARLIDNITIELNDNE, from the coding sequence ATGAAAATCATTACCACGATAAAAGAACTGCAGAAGACAATGAAAGACCATAAGAAATCACAGCAGACGATTGGCTTTGTCCCAACCATGGGCTTTCTTCATGAAGGACATTTGAAATTAATAAAAGAAGCAAGAAGCCAGAATGAAATCCTGATCATCAGCATTTTTGTTAATCCTCTGCAATTTGGAGAGAATGAGGATTTTGATACCTATCCGAGAAATATGGAGAGGGATTCACAGCTTGCAAAAGAGGCGGGGGCTGATTATATCTTTGCCCCATCAGTGAACGAAATGTACAAAAACGAGCCTTCCGTTACAGTAAGAGTGGAAAAGCGAACTGACGTTTTATGCGGAAAATCAAGAGCTGGCCACTTTGACGGAGTAGCAACGGTGCTAACTAAGCTATTTAACCTGGTCGGTCCTGACCGCGCATATTTCGGAATGAAGGATGCCCAGCAGGTAGCGGTTGTCAGCGGGCTCATTACAGACTTCCATTTCCCTGTTGAGCTCGTTCCGATTCAGACAGTAAGGGAAGAAGATGGCCTTGCGAAAAGCTCCCGCAACGTTTTTTTAACTGAAGAAGAAAGAAAACAGGCCCCGCATCTTTATAAAGCCCTGCAGACAGGAAAAGATATAATGCTTAATGGGGAAAAATCAACGGCAGCGGTCATTGAATCAGTGTCATCCTATTTGTCCGCTCATACAGCCGGCGTGATTGATTATGTCGAGATCTATTCTTATCCTGAACTTGAGGCTTTAGCGGAATTGAAGGGGAAGGTTATCCTTGCAATTGCTGTCAAGTTTACAAAAGCAAGGCTAATTGATAATATTACAATCGAATTAAATGATAACGAATGA
- a CDS encoding CCA tRNA nucleotidyltransferase: MNKEFQEALPVIKRLKEHGFEAYFVGGSVRDQLLKSEIKDVDIASSATPDQVKALFEKTIDIGSEHGTMIVIVNGIHYEITTFRTESAYEDNRRPRGVTFVSSLKEDLKRRDFTVNAMAMDDAGTIIDFFQGKEHAKAKLITTVGSPHERFSEDALRMMRAVRFVSQLGFSLSRETLDAICEKVPLLENISVERKTAEFEKIMAGKGSSQAMKLVADTGIIDYLPGLKGKKQLLLNASILPINGLSSNEERWTALLDVLEISSIEAFLRKWKLSNRQIWMIAKNIFYLQKRKEGELTRQSVYDAGLPCTLEVEAVYCLIKGETMSQGRMAELQVFYKSLPIHSKNELAIGGADLMQISGQKPGPWMGELLKKIELAVVNDEVENSKEAIKEMLRSCNLI; this comes from the coding sequence ATGAATAAAGAGTTTCAAGAGGCTCTTCCAGTTATAAAAAGGTTAAAAGAACATGGTTTTGAAGCCTATTTTGTCGGCGGTTCTGTAAGAGATCAGCTGCTTAAAAGCGAAATAAAAGATGTAGATATCGCATCTTCTGCAACCCCGGATCAGGTGAAAGCTCTGTTTGAGAAAACAATTGATATTGGTTCAGAGCATGGAACAATGATTGTAATTGTAAATGGCATCCATTATGAAATTACGACTTTCAGAACGGAGTCTGCTTATGAAGACAATCGCAGACCAAGGGGGGTCACATTTGTTTCTTCCCTGAAAGAAGATTTGAAAAGGCGGGATTTTACCGTTAATGCAATGGCGATGGATGATGCAGGAACCATTATTGATTTTTTTCAAGGCAAAGAACATGCCAAAGCTAAGCTGATTACAACAGTCGGCAGTCCGCATGAGCGTTTTTCCGAAGATGCGTTAAGAATGATGAGAGCGGTCAGATTTGTCAGCCAGCTCGGATTTTCTTTAAGCAGAGAAACACTTGATGCAATTTGCGAAAAAGTGCCATTGCTTGAAAATATATCTGTCGAGCGAAAAACGGCAGAGTTTGAAAAAATCATGGCCGGTAAAGGAAGCAGTCAAGCGATGAAGCTTGTGGCGGATACAGGTATCATCGATTACCTTCCAGGATTAAAAGGGAAAAAACAGCTGCTGCTGAATGCTAGTATCCTGCCAATCAACGGCTTGTCTTCAAATGAAGAACGATGGACGGCTTTGCTGGATGTTTTAGAAATAAGCAGCATTGAAGCATTTTTAAGGAAATGGAAGCTTTCAAACCGCCAAATCTGGATGATCGCGAAAAACATCTTTTATTTGCAGAAACGCAAAGAGGGTGAATTGACAAGGCAGTCCGTATACGATGCAGGCTTGCCATGCACTCTTGAAGTGGAAGCCGTTTATTGTTTAATAAAAGGAGAAACGATGTCCCAAGGGCGAATGGCAGAGCTTCAAGTATTCTATAAAAGTCTGCCGATTCACTCTAAAAATGAACTCGCGATTGGCGGAGCTGACCTGATGCAGATCAGCGGTCAAAAGCCTGGCCCGTGGATGGGTGAATTACTTAAAAAGATTGAGCTTGCCGTTGTAAACGATGAAGTCGAAAACAGCAAGGAAGCTATTAAGGAGATGTTAAGATCGTGCAATCTGATCTAA
- the bshA gene encoding N-acetyl-alpha-D-glucosaminyl L-malate synthase BshA, with protein MKKLKIGITCYPTVGGSGVVATELGKKLAENGHEIHFVTTSRPFRLNKMYHNIYFHEVEVNQYSVFKHPPYDLALASKMAEVAKREELDLFHVHYAVPHAICAHLAKQMTGDHLKIVTTLHGTDITVLGHDLSLSNMIKFGIEASDSVTAVSRALADQTYDLLNPDKKIQTVYNFIDERIYQKKNAAHLKSEYGISKDEKVIIHVSNFRQVKRVQDVVRVFARVLDNVKSKLLLVGDGPEMTSVCKLVRELGVEKNVLFLGKQNHLEELYSISDVKLLLSEKESFGLVLLEAMACGVPCVATNIGGIPEVIRDGMSGFLCDVGDIKTITEKTTSILTDKQLYSRMAAESMRVAKEEFHSSIIVKQYEDLYYSLLSSGERDE; from the coding sequence ATGAAAAAATTAAAAATAGGCATAACCTGCTACCCTACAGTGGGCGGTTCAGGCGTAGTAGCAACGGAGCTTGGAAAAAAGCTGGCTGAAAATGGACATGAGATACATTTTGTCACAACAAGCAGACCGTTCCGATTAAACAAAATGTATCATAATATTTACTTCCATGAAGTAGAGGTTAATCAGTACTCTGTCTTTAAACATCCCCCGTACGATCTTGCCCTTGCAAGTAAAATGGCCGAAGTTGCAAAGCGGGAAGAACTGGACCTGTTTCATGTCCACTATGCTGTTCCACATGCTATTTGCGCTCACCTGGCCAAACAAATGACAGGTGATCATCTAAAGATTGTCACTACTCTGCACGGAACGGATATTACGGTTTTAGGACATGATTTATCCCTTTCAAATATGATCAAGTTTGGCATTGAAGCTTCTGATTCGGTTACAGCTGTATCTAGAGCACTCGCTGACCAAACCTATGATCTGCTGAATCCTGATAAAAAAATTCAGACAGTTTATAATTTTATTGATGAACGCATTTATCAAAAAAAGAACGCGGCCCATTTAAAAAGCGAGTATGGAATTTCAAAAGACGAGAAGGTCATCATCCATGTCTCTAATTTCCGGCAGGTAAAACGTGTTCAGGATGTTGTCCGTGTGTTTGCTCGTGTACTAGACAACGTAAAATCAAAGCTTCTGCTTGTAGGCGACGGTCCTGAAATGACATCTGTGTGCAAGCTGGTCAGGGAACTTGGGGTCGAAAAAAACGTCCTTTTTCTTGGAAAGCAAAATCACTTGGAAGAGTTATATTCCATTAGTGATGTAAAGCTCCTTCTATCTGAAAAAGAGAGCTTTGGACTTGTCCTCTTAGAGGCAATGGCCTGCGGAGTTCCTTGTGTTGCGACAAACATTGGAGGCATTCCTGAAGTGATTAGAGACGGAATGTCCGGTTTCTTATGTGACGTAGGAGATATTAAAACGATCACTGAGAAAACAACTTCTATTCTGACGGACAAACAGCTGTACAGCCGAATGGCTGCAGAATCGATGAGAGTTGCAAAAGAAGAGTTTCATTCAAGCATTATTGTCAAACAGTATGAGGATCTGTACTATAGCCTCCTTTCTTCAGGTGAGCGGGATGAATAA
- a CDS encoding DUF5590 domain-containing protein translates to MGKKIIIGASVLSVFLLVALGAFFTVYHSAMAQKNDGHEEAIARALKETDLKNAESVETFNGLKQYYVITGLNKSNEAVYVWVPEDSKEKPVLKLAADGITEKKALEIVKAEQNPEKVISVKLGMEKTIPLWEVKYIDDQNRYTYDLINFSNGEIRKHIAIKK, encoded by the coding sequence ATGGGGAAAAAAATAATAATCGGAGCAAGCGTTTTATCCGTTTTTCTGCTGGTTGCACTGGGAGCCTTTTTCACCGTTTATCATTCAGCCATGGCTCAAAAGAACGATGGACATGAAGAAGCTATTGCGCGTGCATTGAAGGAAACGGACCTGAAAAATGCCGAAAGTGTTGAAACGTTTAATGGCCTTAAACAATATTACGTGATTACAGGCTTGAATAAGAGCAATGAAGCTGTTTATGTATGGGTTCCTGAGGACAGCAAGGAAAAACCTGTGCTGAAGCTTGCCGCTGACGGCATTACAGAAAAAAAAGCGCTGGAAATTGTAAAAGCAGAACAAAATCCTGAAAAAGTGATAAGCGTCAAGCTTGGAATGGAAAAGACCATACCGCTTTGGGAAGTAAAATATATTGACGATCAAAATCGTTATACATATGATTTAATAAACTTCAGCAATGGTGAAATAAGAAAGCATATTGCAATTAAAAAATAG